In the Bacillus shivajii genome, one interval contains:
- a CDS encoding S8 family serine peptidase produces the protein MKKIFSVLLILSLLVPFFITNSVNTEASLFDGVSVDPKLKEALTTNVSELEVIVTFEGDEAPTSENLKRLDDLGIDFGVTMQSLPIAGVIATPQQIEKLKQNDDILSLYSNSELEFYNESSTSLTGVDKVRTDDDMRKSNGGFPISGKGIGVVINDSGVDGTHEDHKFGENLVQNVLATTNLNAYSTLLPITYQEDVINTDTNSGHGTHVAGTVGGTGAKSGGKYEGVAPGANLIGYGSGGALFILDGIGGFDYAMTNQTKYDIRVVNNSWGSEGDFDPYHPINVATKKAYDRGIISVFAAGNSGPEENTHNPYAKAPWVISVAAGVKDGTLANFSSRGTDEKGGTFDMDGQEWTWEDRPAVTAPGVDVISTRVIAPLSALSATDDAEMIDSAHLPYYTTMSGTSMASPHVAGIIALMLEANPTLSPDEVKQILEETATNIPGKEPWEVGAGYVNAYAAVEAALHGTEYGQTLNMNQDFSSSADITKYEEPFSIDFSSIELLSESQYEFVVEEGISNLVARVEGKGFFDETGNPINLVLTAPDGTEYSSGINILFSIETARTVTVNAPLTGTWTAEIRGLRGEEINPLGIALPEEVEGTLTFSTLDVEEGLNDIEGHPAATAIKLGISERLFDGFEDGSFHPDEQLTRFDLAKYLVMGAGIRQTNTIELNDVDGEQSVFAKAVSAKGAAIRDIKQQQKPVMLMNEVGYFNPDETVTREELAYSLVQSLGLQELAREHEGDLTVQYKDERIHLEDMNEISSNYKGYVQVALDLNILNAYFDTSQGRFDLSPTVTASFNPNEMVKRGEFAVAMTRYYQTFLK, from the coding sequence TTGAAAAAAATATTTTCCGTATTACTAATTTTGTCTTTGCTCGTACCGTTTTTTATTACAAACTCTGTTAATACAGAAGCAAGTTTATTTGATGGTGTGTCTGTTGATCCGAAGTTAAAAGAGGCTTTAACTACAAATGTATCTGAACTAGAGGTTATTGTTACGTTTGAAGGTGATGAAGCACCGACTAGTGAAAATCTTAAACGATTAGACGATTTAGGGATTGATTTCGGGGTTACTATGCAAAGCCTTCCTATAGCAGGGGTAATTGCTACACCTCAACAAATAGAAAAGCTAAAACAAAATGATGACATCCTTTCTTTATACAGTAATTCTGAACTTGAATTTTATAATGAATCTTCAACAAGTTTGACTGGGGTAGATAAAGTCAGAACAGATGATGACATGAGAAAAAGCAATGGTGGTTTTCCTATTTCAGGAAAAGGAATTGGTGTTGTGATAAACGATAGTGGGGTAGATGGAACCCATGAAGATCATAAATTTGGAGAAAACCTCGTTCAAAATGTTTTAGCGACAACGAATTTAAATGCATACAGTACATTGCTGCCAATTACTTATCAAGAAGATGTTATCAATACGGATACTAATTCTGGTCACGGTACGCATGTTGCAGGAACAGTCGGAGGTACTGGAGCTAAATCAGGTGGGAAGTATGAAGGTGTTGCGCCAGGTGCTAATTTAATAGGGTATGGTTCAGGCGGTGCACTGTTTATTTTAGATGGGATCGGTGGATTTGATTACGCAATGACTAACCAAACAAAATATGACATAAGGGTTGTTAATAACTCATGGGGGTCTGAAGGAGACTTTGACCCTTATCACCCAATAAACGTTGCGACGAAAAAAGCATATGATCGTGGAATCATCTCAGTATTTGCTGCCGGGAACTCAGGGCCGGAGGAAAACACACATAACCCTTATGCTAAAGCACCTTGGGTCATTTCTGTAGCAGCGGGAGTTAAAGATGGTACTTTAGCGAACTTCTCATCACGAGGAACAGATGAAAAAGGCGGTACGTTTGACATGGATGGGCAGGAGTGGACATGGGAAGACCGTCCAGCAGTTACAGCCCCTGGTGTCGATGTGATCTCTACGCGTGTAATAGCTCCGTTATCAGCATTATCAGCGACAGATGATGCAGAGATGATCGACTCAGCTCATTTACCTTATTATACGACAATGAGCGGAACATCTATGGCGTCACCACATGTTGCGGGTATCATTGCTTTAATGTTAGAAGCTAATCCGACGCTTTCACCTGATGAAGTTAAACAAATTCTAGAAGAAACAGCAACAAACATACCGGGAAAAGAACCATGGGAAGTCGGAGCAGGCTATGTGAACGCTTATGCAGCTGTTGAAGCAGCTTTACATGGAACAGAATATGGCCAAACGCTGAATATGAATCAAGATTTTAGCAGTTCTGCAGATATAACTAAATACGAAGAACCATTTTCAATTGATTTCAGTTCTATAGAGTTATTATCAGAGAGTCAATATGAATTTGTGGTTGAAGAAGGAATTTCTAATCTTGTAGCTCGAGTAGAAGGGAAAGGTTTTTTTGATGAAACAGGTAATCCCATTAATCTTGTTTTAACTGCTCCAGACGGTACGGAGTACAGTTCAGGGATTAATATATTATTTTCCATAGAAACGGCTAGGACCGTAACAGTAAATGCACCATTAACTGGAACATGGACAGCTGAAATTAGAGGATTAAGAGGAGAAGAGATTAACCCATTAGGTATTGCTTTGCCTGAGGAAGTAGAAGGGACTTTAACATTTTCTACATTAGACGTGGAGGAAGGTTTAAATGACATTGAAGGTCACCCTGCTGCAACTGCTATAAAACTGGGTATTAGTGAAAGGCTGTTTGATGGTTTTGAAGATGGGAGTTTCCATCCTGATGAACAATTAACAAGATTTGACCTTGCTAAATATTTAGTGATGGGTGCTGGTATTCGTCAAACGAATACCATTGAGTTGAATGATGTCGATGGAGAACAATCTGTTTTTGCAAAAGCTGTATCAGCAAAAGGGGCAGCAATAAGGGATATTAAACAACAGCAAAAGCCAGTTATGTTAATGAACGAAGTGGGTTACTTTAACCCAGATGAAACTGTCACGAGAGAAGAACTTGCCTATTCACTCGTTCAAAGTTTAGGTTTGCAAGAACTGGCTCGAGAACATGAAGGAGACCTTACCGTTCAATATAAAGATGAACGAATCCATTTAGAAGATATGAATGAAATTTCTAGCAATTATAAGGGGTACGTACAAGTAGCATTAGATTTAAACATATTAAATGCTTACTTTGATACTTCTCAAGGAAGGTTTGATCTCTCACCGACTGTAACGGCTTCTTTTAACCCAAATGAGATGGTAAAAAGAGGAGAATTTGCTGTTGCGATGACAAGGTACTACCAGACATTTTTAAAGTAA
- a CDS encoding ATPase domain-containing protein, with product MEVERKKTGIEGLDHVLNGGIPKNSCVILEGGPGTGKTNIGMQFLVKGILEHDEPGIYVTFEELPTQLYSDMAQFGWDLKSLERDNKLRILCLSPKILLNEVFKKDGLIESLINELQCKRIVIDSISLLKYGFDEEEKYRQKFYAFRNALKKYSLTSVLINEQNTSPTGQVPLEYFIVDGVFSLKLKENYEIYRKRTLEVRKMRGTKIELGEHIFVIEEGEGVILIPSLSMVEDKVISDQKSYIPTGLKQLDSVLGGGIPRGSLFMIDTNSKANYRYLLTSIHTNRVINGEKIITLLSSLSNENEIDRLYSLFDVSVKDATDEEKVVFIEPNDQTMLTDLKSISLGTHVSSREEFFEQMKESLFGKVEGYGQWTFHLDLNTLYKKLGEEFVWKFFSEDVPKLLDMGITITVLNNYRQIEEHNYAYLERLCAGVIKTWVDGNYQHLQVMKAPNGRVSKPFIVQNIDEKPFIRLI from the coding sequence ATGGAAGTGGAGCGAAAAAAAACAGGGATTGAAGGATTAGACCACGTACTAAATGGCGGAATTCCAAAGAATAGCTGTGTCATTCTTGAGGGTGGTCCAGGAACAGGGAAAACGAATATCGGAATGCAGTTTCTAGTGAAAGGAATCCTTGAACACGACGAACCTGGAATTTACGTCACGTTTGAAGAGCTCCCAACACAGTTATATTCAGATATGGCTCAATTTGGCTGGGATTTAAAATCACTTGAGCGTGACAATAAATTACGGATATTATGTCTTTCCCCAAAAATATTGTTAAATGAGGTATTTAAAAAAGATGGTTTAATCGAATCATTGATTAATGAGCTTCAATGTAAGCGAATTGTCATTGATAGTATTAGCTTATTAAAATACGGTTTTGACGAAGAAGAAAAGTATCGACAAAAGTTTTATGCCTTTAGGAATGCATTGAAAAAGTATTCATTAACGTCAGTTTTAATCAATGAACAAAATACATCACCAACTGGACAAGTTCCTCTTGAATATTTCATCGTCGATGGTGTCTTTTCTCTTAAGTTAAAAGAGAATTATGAGATTTACCGTAAACGTACACTAGAAGTAAGAAAAATGCGTGGAACGAAAATCGAATTAGGTGAACATATTTTTGTTATCGAAGAAGGAGAAGGGGTTATCTTAATTCCTTCATTATCGATGGTCGAAGACAAGGTCATCTCAGATCAAAAGAGTTATATTCCTACAGGTTTGAAGCAACTAGACAGTGTTCTTGGTGGAGGGATTCCACGAGGGTCACTGTTTATGATCGATACGAATAGTAAAGCAAACTATCGTTACTTATTAACTTCAATCCATACAAATCGTGTAATAAACGGAGAAAAAATTATTACTCTCCTCTCTAGTTTATCAAATGAAAATGAGATAGACAGGTTATATTCATTATTTGATGTATCAGTAAAAGATGCGACAGATGAAGAGAAGGTTGTTTTTATTGAACCAAATGACCAGACAATGCTAACAGATCTCAAATCTATTTCACTAGGAACACATGTAAGTTCTAGAGAAGAGTTTTTTGAGCAAATGAAAGAAAGTCTCTTTGGTAAGGTTGAAGGTTACGGCCAATGGACGTTCCACCTTGACTTAAATACGCTCTACAAAAAGCTTGGTGAGGAATTCGTGTGGAAATTCTTTTCAGAAGATGTTCCAAAATTACTCGATATGGGCATTACTATAACAGTATTAAATAATTATAGACAAATTGAAGAACACAACTACGCATATTTGGAAAGATTATGTGCAGGTGTGATTAAAACATGGGTAGATGGAAATTATCAACACTTACAAGTCATGAAAGCACCGAACGGAAGAGTATCAAAACCGTTTATCGTACAAAATATCGATGAAAAACCATTTATTCGATTAATATAA
- the ltrA gene encoding group II intron reverse transcriptase/maturase, translating into MKRRVWYSLYDKVYKTANLVSAFYQVKKNKGAPGVDKVTIEGYEAKLEDNLEVLQQKLKDKRYRPKPVRRKMIDKDNGKKQRPLGIPAVEDRIVQTSLRNVLEPIFEEEFLPCSYGFRPRISAHMALDKVTEHLRAGYHYVIDADLQSYFDTIPHDKLEQQIRKRVTDGSIIELIHRFLEAGVMVGDHYEDTPEGAPQGGVLSPLLSNIYLHQLDQLMTERGHRIVRFADDFIILCKSPKSVERVMRSVSRFLEEELSLTVNQEKTKVVDAMKEPFTFLGYEFIGNIRRIDPKKEAKFKERVKEITRRNQTVDIQLLIQDKLNPYIRGWANYFRYGNVKNKFKEWDSWIRRRLRMVQLRSWRHIKNLHRLLRRKGWREENLRGIRMFAWRSSKSPMVHAALDNEFFSELGLVSLSSVYDERYL; encoded by the coding sequence ATGAAAAGACGTGTATGGTACAGTTTGTACGACAAAGTGTACAAGACAGCGAATCTAGTAAGTGCCTTTTATCAAGTAAAGAAGAACAAAGGTGCACCAGGGGTTGATAAAGTAACAATTGAAGGATATGAAGCAAAGCTGGAGGACAATCTAGAAGTGCTCCAACAGAAGCTAAAAGATAAACGATATCGACCCAAACCTGTTCGACGAAAGATGATCGATAAAGATAATGGTAAGAAACAACGTCCACTAGGGATACCAGCGGTGGAAGATCGCATCGTACAAACTTCTCTACGGAATGTATTGGAACCTATCTTCGAAGAAGAATTTCTTCCGTGTAGTTATGGTTTCCGCCCAAGGATAAGTGCTCATATGGCTCTAGACAAAGTTACTGAACACTTGAGAGCAGGATATCATTACGTCATTGATGCCGATCTACAGTCCTACTTTGATACAATTCCACATGATAAATTGGAACAACAAATCAGGAAACGAGTGACGGATGGGTCTATTATCGAACTCATTCACCGTTTCCTCGAAGCAGGTGTCATGGTAGGAGATCATTACGAAGATACTCCCGAGGGAGCTCCGCAAGGTGGTGTGTTAAGTCCGTTACTTTCGAACATCTACTTACATCAGCTTGATCAACTGATGACCGAACGTGGTCACCGTATCGTCCGCTTTGCGGATGATTTTATCATTCTTTGTAAAAGCCCAAAAAGTGTAGAAAGAGTCATGCGAAGTGTCTCAAGATTTCTTGAGGAAGAACTAAGTCTAACTGTCAATCAAGAGAAGACTAAAGTTGTCGACGCCATGAAAGAGCCATTTACATTCTTAGGGTATGAATTCATCGGCAATATTCGAAGAATAGATCCTAAGAAAGAGGCGAAATTCAAGGAACGAGTGAAAGAAATTACTCGTAGAAACCAAACAGTTGATATCCAACTCCTTATCCAAGACAAGTTGAACCCCTACATTCGAGGTTGGGCAAATTATTTCCGCTATGGGAATGTGAAGAACAAATTCAAAGAGTGGGATAGTTGGATAAGAAGAAGGTTAAGAATGGTACAACTTAGAAGCTGGAGACATATAAAGAACCTCCATCGCCTTCTTAGAAGGAAGGGATGGAGGGAAGAAAACCTCAGAGGAATCCGTATGTTTGCCTGGCGAAGTTCCAAAAGCCCAATGGTTCATGCGGCGTTAGACAATGAGTTCTTTTCAGAGCTAGGACTCGTAAGTTTATCATCTGTTTATGATGAACGTTATCTCTAG
- a CDS encoding M42 family metallopeptidase yields the protein MFKEQFFTQLKEVAAIQGSPGHEQLVVKKLVELFEPHADELEVDHMGNIYAFKKGTKPGPTIMISAHSDEIGCVVRDIDERGFLRIERTGGMLEALMIGRKVNVNGHFGVIGVKAGHLQTPEERGKVPSIYDLYVDIGVSSRDEVSDMGIKVGDPITYVSDIERFTNKDLICGKAIDNRSCCILLLELFKSLENEEFAGTVVGVVAVQEEVGLRGAKVATHKVNPDYAFVLDTIPCADTPDSLGSGYPVGIGKGPVVPALAGGAVRGNIMSRQMKELIVNTAKRKELPYQLAVMSGATTDLAAVHLERDGILGGAITFARRYSHSPVEVADLNDFEQGLLLLTALIKSQDEWGSMSFI from the coding sequence ATGTTTAAAGAGCAATTTTTCACACAGTTAAAGGAAGTCGCAGCCATTCAAGGAAGTCCAGGACATGAACAACTCGTTGTTAAAAAGTTAGTGGAATTATTTGAACCTCATGCAGATGAACTTGAAGTCGATCATATGGGAAACATTTATGCTTTTAAAAAAGGAACAAAGCCAGGACCAACGATCATGATTTCCGCTCATTCTGATGAAATAGGTTGTGTCGTTCGAGATATCGATGAACGTGGTTTTTTACGAATTGAACGCACTGGGGGAATGTTAGAAGCTTTAATGATTGGTCGAAAAGTGAATGTAAATGGTCATTTTGGGGTTATTGGTGTAAAAGCAGGTCATCTACAAACTCCAGAAGAGAGAGGGAAAGTTCCTTCTATCTATGATTTGTATGTTGATATTGGCGTATCATCTAGAGATGAAGTATCAGATATGGGAATAAAAGTCGGCGACCCGATTACATATGTTAGTGATATTGAGAGGTTTACCAATAAAGATTTAATCTGTGGTAAGGCGATCGATAATCGAAGTTGTTGTATTTTATTATTAGAACTGTTCAAATCACTCGAAAATGAAGAATTTGCAGGAACGGTTGTAGGAGTAGTTGCCGTTCAAGAAGAAGTTGGACTGCGCGGTGCAAAAGTAGCCACTCATAAAGTAAATCCAGATTATGCGTTTGTTCTTGATACGATTCCATGTGCAGATACACCTGATAGCTTAGGGAGTGGATACCCTGTTGGAATAGGAAAAGGACCAGTTGTTCCAGCTTTAGCCGGTGGTGCTGTAAGAGGAAACATTATGTCTCGACAAATGAAGGAATTAATTGTTAACACGGCCAAAAGAAAGGAACTTCCGTACCAACTAGCGGTTATGAGTGGGGCAACAACAGATTTAGCAGCCGTTCATTTAGAGCGTGATGGTATATTAGGAGGTGCCATCACATTTGCAAGAAGATACTCTCATTCGCCAGTAGAAGTAGCGGATTTGAATGATTTCGAACAAGGTCTTCTCCTATTAACGGCATTGATCAAATCACAAGATGAATGGGGAAGTATGTCGTTTATATAA
- a CDS encoding response regulator transcription factor — protein MINKERMQKLQQIQEVVSKHFNITVMVINGRGSLVTPPSHITGLVSKYLSFKKIEHPLSDEMMILANQVKKPVTVDSSYIGVPGLEAMIVPMVEDDEVLGYLWAGFFVEKQKVEYIKKFIEKQEEVEKKQWTKALNSIPLVDQTDMSEVMATLHTYCEIANTYLHVNSDQLLINRQDLLQEVIKHHDPIDALKAYFQNASKNKGQFTISFWGTCEMEDDFTYKITNLFNESGESVTVSDPYFMYGQRFLGQGVMSTEPRFWNRIEEDDDRKYFFESLGLNFSSLLTIPVMRQERVRTLYFFASKKRDVFSQNFVQFTKIISSLFQQKLLKEDMQTRVKDLTLRLEGLTEVFSVLSEVNDYERLLYLLTDMSLNIVPASCSAFIVKSDIHHGRYKVISRGMPKNVLKAYSEHIKQQVEAIDELPKSRLIEVEGNYFCECPILYDNQVYYLSVGIKNESDYEKYKMILISFAGLGSLALEKVSQKQGHGVESTIHDLFECAVELNTFSNEQYEETSELLQNFSTYMKYDISQLNLLKNILKLQTYSAEFLQKRKIPPELIKAVDQFRQLKQGNMIAGPIKEESQTAYLVTQYVSSRKVVGHDQIDKDLYMHIHTFLDRWKTVELNVETRGTTFQSKAQLEDYGLSKRELEVLKCIVEGKNNKNIAEKLYISEHTVKNHLTNLFRKLDVKDRVQAISKYYQMT, from the coding sequence GTGATTAATAAAGAACGTATGCAAAAGCTTCAGCAAATCCAAGAGGTTGTTTCAAAACATTTTAATATAACAGTTATGGTGATCAATGGAAGGGGGAGTCTTGTGACGCCCCCTTCGCATATAACCGGTCTTGTTTCGAAATATTTATCGTTTAAAAAAATTGAGCACCCATTGTCTGATGAGATGATGATACTTGCTAACCAAGTGAAAAAGCCAGTAACAGTTGATTCTTCATACATAGGTGTTCCAGGGTTAGAAGCAATGATTGTACCGATGGTTGAAGATGACGAAGTATTAGGCTATCTGTGGGCAGGTTTTTTTGTAGAGAAACAGAAGGTAGAATACATAAAAAAGTTTATTGAAAAGCAAGAGGAAGTTGAAAAGAAACAGTGGACAAAAGCTTTAAATTCCATCCCCCTTGTTGACCAAACTGATATGTCAGAAGTGATGGCTACATTACATACATATTGTGAAATCGCCAATACATACCTTCATGTTAACAGTGATCAACTTTTAATCAATAGGCAGGACCTTTTACAAGAAGTCATAAAACATCATGATCCAATTGATGCTTTGAAAGCATATTTTCAAAACGCATCAAAAAATAAAGGTCAATTTACGATTTCCTTTTGGGGAACATGTGAGATGGAAGATGACTTTACATATAAAATAACGAATTTATTTAATGAAAGCGGGGAGTCTGTTACTGTTTCTGACCCCTATTTCATGTATGGACAGCGCTTTTTAGGTCAAGGAGTTATGAGTACAGAACCTCGCTTTTGGAATCGTATTGAAGAAGATGATGATAGGAAGTACTTTTTTGAAAGTTTAGGATTAAACTTTTCTTCGCTATTAACAATTCCTGTTATGCGTCAAGAACGAGTTCGAACACTATACTTCTTTGCAAGTAAAAAAAGAGATGTGTTTAGTCAAAACTTTGTTCAATTTACAAAAATTATATCAAGCTTGTTTCAACAAAAGTTATTAAAAGAAGATATGCAGACGAGGGTAAAGGATTTAACTTTGAGGCTCGAAGGGTTAACAGAAGTCTTTTCAGTTCTTTCTGAAGTCAATGATTATGAACGGCTGCTTTATTTATTAACAGACATGAGCTTGAACATTGTCCCAGCAAGTTGCTCTGCATTCATTGTCAAAAGTGACATACACCATGGACGTTATAAAGTTATTTCTCGGGGCATGCCCAAAAATGTATTAAAGGCATATAGTGAACACATAAAACAGCAAGTTGAAGCCATTGATGAATTACCAAAAAGTCGTCTAATTGAGGTAGAAGGTAATTACTTCTGTGAGTGTCCGATATTGTATGATAATCAAGTGTATTACCTTTCAGTAGGAATAAAGAACGAAAGTGACTATGAAAAATATAAAATGATATTAATAAGTTTTGCTGGCTTAGGAAGTCTCGCCTTAGAAAAAGTTAGTCAAAAACAAGGGCACGGCGTTGAATCAACTATTCATGATTTATTTGAATGCGCTGTTGAATTAAACACTTTTTCAAATGAACAGTATGAGGAAACCTCAGAGCTGTTACAAAATTTTAGTACTTATATGAAATATGATATAAGTCAACTGAATCTGCTAAAAAACATTTTAAAGTTGCAAACATATTCAGCTGAGTTTTTACAAAAAAGAAAGATTCCTCCAGAATTGATTAAAGCAGTAGATCAATTTAGGCAGTTAAAACAAGGGAATATGATCGCGGGTCCCATAAAAGAAGAAAGCCAAACTGCCTATTTGGTGACTCAATATGTCTCAAGTAGGAAAGTTGTAGGACATGATCAAATAGATAAAGATCTATACATGCATATTCACACATTTTTGGACCGTTGGAAAACGGTTGAACTTAATGTTGAAACGAGGGGAACGACATTTCAGTCGAAAGCACAACTTGAAGACTATGGTCTCTCAAAGCGTGAACTAGAAGTGCTCAAATGTATTGTAGAAGGGAAGAACAATAAAAATATTGCTGAAAAACTATATATTAGTGAACATACGGTGAAAAATCATTTAACAAATTTGTTTCGAAAGTTGGATGTTAAAGACCGTGTACAAGCAATTTCGAAATACTATCAAATGACATAA
- a CDS encoding sigma-70 family RNA polymerase sigma factor, producing MTALTKEQVTIPNNEELNAIVIKYKPLVMKFAHKYASSNKENLEDLIQAGMIGLLLAAKRYDSSKNVSFHSYAIPNIIGEIKHYLRDYTWSMKVSRTIKDIGSKLTSATEELRNKLGRMPQQDELARYLDITEEQLTEIVMAWDSYQPMSLSQPVQNEEDAVLIDILTSEEKGYDDIDMQLFLDELKQYLTPMEQEVFYYTVMKGLSQNKASLEIGISQMHVSRLRRRVVEKLSKVPIVHEWKNDLK from the coding sequence ATGACTGCTCTCACTAAAGAACAAGTAACAATTCCAAATAATGAAGAATTAAATGCAATAGTCATAAAATATAAACCATTAGTCATGAAGTTTGCCCATAAATATGCTAGTAGTAATAAAGAGAATTTAGAGGACCTCATTCAAGCGGGGATGATTGGATTACTACTTGCCGCGAAAAGATATGATTCTTCGAAAAATGTATCGTTTCATAGTTACGCGATTCCAAATATTATAGGAGAAATCAAACATTATTTACGAGACTACACATGGTCAATGAAGGTTTCACGGACGATAAAAGATATTGGCTCAAAATTAACGTCAGCAACGGAAGAATTAAGAAACAAGTTAGGTAGAATGCCACAACAGGACGAATTGGCAAGGTATTTAGATATTACCGAGGAGCAACTAACTGAAATTGTTATGGCTTGGGACTCTTATCAACCCATGTCATTATCACAACCCGTACAAAATGAAGAAGATGCAGTGTTGATAGATATATTGACATCAGAAGAAAAAGGTTACGATGATATTGATATGCAACTTTTTTTAGATGAGTTAAAACAATACTTAACCCCAATGGAACAAGAAGTTTTTTATTATACAGTGATGAAAGGTTTATCTCAAAACAAAGCGTCATTGGAAATAGGAATCTCACAAATGCACGTATCTCGCCTTCGTAGAAGAGTAGTAGAAAAATTGAGTAAGGTACCGATCGTGCACGAATGGAAAAATGATTTGAAATAA